One part of the Lotus japonicus ecotype B-129 chromosome 2, LjGifu_v1.2 genome encodes these proteins:
- the LOC130740352 gene encoding uncharacterized protein LOC130740352 has product MENVCDVNHLDADVLLPPRKRLLAGLKKQSSPGGGGAAAASSPPIVGGSEAGSSSSSTFSSEFESRLKNLLTSHANNPNLTPEGVVAISKVAAQTASKAALVARAAAEEKAEIAAKAIAAAKSALDLVASFSEEAGSKERNLKKNKLKKHIPVQQLYKKYQPVENCGTTDEELARKLHRAINSSPRISKTSPNSNSKGSKHKKPRTSSSVEVTEVSDAGRQDRLSLNNGNALGGKIDSEGSIHEVSSSKGIKYDRSTQMEIDNGEAESSRTKEKNSEDFSSIGKKRGRVKLKKLPLSICTSKDKAYPKEGGVRARNSPLTEVNAGNHPFGNRPSFPAEPPSADRLKAIEATSMCKCQEFKVPAIIKQNKAVQS; this is encoded by the coding sequence ATGGAGAACGTTTGTGATGTCAATCACTTGGATGCTGATGTTCTTTTACCTCCTCGGAAGCGCCTTCTAGCTGGATTGAAGAAACAGAGCTCTCCTGGTGGGGGTGGTGCTGCTGCTGCATCATCTCCACCAATAGTTGGGGGTTCTGAGGCTGGTTCGTCTTCGTCTTCCACGTTTTCGAGTGAATTTGAATCTCGGCTTAAGAATTTGTTGACTTCCCATGCCAACAACCCTAACCTTACACCTGAGGGGGTTGTGGCGATCTCGAAAGTGGCAGCACAGACTGCAAGTAAAGCTGCACTGGTTGCAAGGGCTGCAGCTGAAGAAAAGGCTGAGATAGCAGCAAAGGCGATTGCTGCGGCCAAGAGTGCTTTAGATTTGGTTGCTTCTTTCTCTGAAGAGGCAGGTAGCAAGGAAAGGAATCTGAAAAAGAACAAGCTGAAGAAGCATATCCCAGTTCAGCAATTGTACAAAAAATACCAACCGGTTGAAAATTGTGGGACAACAGATGAAGAATTGGCCCGAAAGCTTCATCGAGCCATCAACAGTTCTCCGAGAATCTCAAAGACTTCCCCAAATTCTAACTCTAAAGGAAGTAAACACAAGAAGCCTAGAACCTCTTCAAGTGTTGAAGTAACTGAGGTTTCTGATGCTGGTAGACAAGATCGCTTATCTTTGAACAATGGGAATGCATTGGGGGGTAAGATTGATTCTGAAGGCTCCATACATGAAGTGAGCTCAAGTAAGGGAATCAAGTATGATAGGTCAACCCAAATGGAGATAGATAATGGGGAAGCTGAGTCAAGCCGGACAAAGGAGAAAAACTCTGAAGATTTCTCTTCCATTGGTAAGAAGAGAGGAAGGGTGAAGCTTAAAAAGTTGCCCTTGAGCATTTGCACCTCCAAAGATAAGGCATACCCAAAGGAAGGTGGTGTAAGGGCTAGAAATTCGCCCTTAACTGAAGTGAATGCAGGGAATCATCCTTTTGGTAATAGACCTTCTTTTCCGGCGGAGCCACCATCCGCTGATAGATTGAAGGCAATTGAGGCTACATCAATGTGCAAATGCCAGGAGTTCAAGGTTCCTGCTATTATCAAACAGAATAAAGCTGTGCAATCATGA